Genomic window (Vibrio sp. NTOU-M3):
TTGTAGTGTTTCTAAATTAGAGGGTTGGTTGTTTTTTTATCAAATGAAAAGAAAAATGAGGATTTTTTGACTAAAAACCATACATTTGCTGGATCTTGTTGTGACGAAGCGTACAATATTTGTCACCTGAAAACAGCTGATGGTATCTGAGTAAGAGCGATATTCATTACAACACGAATTGTTGTGGGGGATATGAGGCTTTTTGTTGGTTCAGATATCGAGAGAGGAAGAATGACAAAAGGTATTGATAAGTACAGTATCGATAGTACCGATTACACAATCGGTCAAGATAACGTACAAAAATGGGGTTTTGATGTACATAACCCAGTGTTTGGTACAAGTGCAGGTTTTATCGCCTTGTTTTTGATCGCAACGCTTGTTGTGGATGCTGATACGGCAAAAAGTGCATTAGATGGGCTTAAGTGGCAAATCATTGGCTCATTTGATTGGCTATTTATCTGGTCAGGGAACATTTTTGTGATCTTTTGCTTGGCACTGATCGTTTCACCATTAGGTAAAATTCGCCTTGGTGGCCAAGACGCGTCTGCGGACTATTCGTTTATTTCTTGGTTGTCGATGCTCTTTGCTGCCGGTATGGGTATCGGCCTAATGTTTTGGAGTGTAGCAGAGCCTGTTGCCTATTTTACCGGCTGGTATGAAACACCACTTGGTGTAGAAGCGAATACAGCAGAAGCGGCGAAGCTCGCAATGGGCGCAACGATGTTCCACTGGGGACTTCATCCTTGGGCTATCTACGGTGTTGTCGCATTGTCTCTTGCCTTTTTTGCTTACAACAAAGGATTACCGCTCTCTATTCGTTCGATTTTTTATCCTCTATTAGGTGATCGAGCTTGGGGATGGGCTGGTCACATCGTTGACATTTTAGCCGTAGTTGCAACGCTATTTGGTCTAGCAACATCTTTGGGGTTAGGTGCTCAACAAGCGGCGAGTGGTATCCATCATGTGTTTGGTGTCGATGCTGGTCTTGGTCTTCAAATTACCGTGATCACCGTTGTTACATTACTTGCTGTAGTTTCTGTTATCCGCGGAATCGATGGTGGGGTAAAGGTTGTAAGTAACATCAATATGATCGTTGCTTTCTTACTACTTATCCTAGTATCACTTATCTGTTATGCGGTGGCATTTGGAAATATTCCAACAACGTTCATGGCATATGTAGAAAACATTATTCCATTAAGTAACCCTCATGGCCGTACTGATGAAGCTTGGTTCCAGGGCTGGACTGTATTCTACTGGGCTTGGTGGATCTCATGGTCACCATTTGTTGGCATGTTCATCGCTCGCGTATCTAAAGGTCGTACTGTTCGTGAGTTCATGACAGCGGTTCTATTAGTTCCAACAGCAGTTACGTTAATTTGGATGTCTGTGTTTGGTGGTATTGCTATTGATCAAGTGATGAACAATGTTGGTGAGCTAGGTGCGAAAGGTTTGACTGATGTCTCTCTTGCAATGTTCCAGATGTTTGATGTTCTGCCTTATGGCACTTTGCTTTCAATCATTGCTGTCGTTTTGGTTTTAGTCTTCTTTATTACGTCTTCAGACTCTGGCTCATTGGTGATCGATAGCATCACTGCTGGTGGTAAAGTGGATGCGCCAGTACTTCAGCGCGTATTTTGGGCCTTTATGGAAGGCGCAATTGCTGTTGCTTTACTATGGATTGGCGGTACAGAAGCAATCCAAGCGCTTCAAGCCGGAGCCATTTCAACAGCCTTACCATTTACAATTGTATTGCTGTTAATGTGCGTTAGCTTATTGCTAGGTATGCGGACAGAAAAATTCGAGCGTTAATTCGCAGTACTCTGAAAATGTAGATAACTTAATAAAGCCAGTAACGTCCAGTTACTGGCTTTTTCATTGATGCCATGATGTTTGTTTAGTTTAAGAAGCGGTTAGTGGTTAGGTCATGTTGTTAGTAACCAAAGAAGTTAGCCCATTGACACCAGACATCTTGTAAACCAGCTAAATCTCCCTCAACAAAAGTTACTTGTTGTCCCGGCTTTGCTTGGGCGAGCCTAGGTAAGTCTATTCGTGCGACACAGCCAATTTTTGGGTAACCCCCAATAGTTTGTCTGTCATTTAATAAAATGATTGGCTCTCCATTCGGGGGGACCTGTATCGCTCCCAAAGCTATCCCTTCACTCAAAATCGCTTTTTCCGGTGCAGTTATGGCGGCTCCTTCGAGTCTATAGCCCATTCTGTTTGAATGCTGACTGATACGGAATTTACAATTGTAGAATTGATTTAAACTTTCTTGACCGAACATATGATGCTGATAGCTTTCAATTACGCGGAGTTTTAAAGGCAAGTTATAGTCAGGTTTATATCGAAATGTTAGTTGAACGGACTTGTGATCAATATGATGTGAAGCAAAAGCTATGGTATCACCTTCGGTTATTGGACGTCCGTTTTCTAAGCCACCAAGTTTATCTTTTGTAACCGTTGCGCAGCTACCTACTTGCATTGGTACTTTAAAGCCGCCTTTTACCGCTAAATAGCTTCTCAAACCATTTTTTGGCAATGAAAAAGACAATATCTGTCCCTTATATGCTGAAAATGTGGCCCAGTTAATTAGTGGTTCACCATCGAGTTTTGCATTCAGGTCTCCACCGGTGATTGAAAGTTGGCAGTCTGAATTAATTCTAAATGCTGCTTGCCCTAAGGTAATTTCAAGCACGGGGCTGTTAACAGAGTTTCCTAACAAGTGATTTGCCCAGCTATAAGCATAATCATCTACGGGACCTCCTTGAGCTAATCCCATATGTGCAACGCCAAATCTGCCAAAATCTTGTAGCAGTGTAAGTGGGCCGGGCTTAACCACTGTGATCGTGTTATTACTCATTGACGCCTTCCTGCGGCAATACGCCACCTAAACTAAGGAATTCTTGTTTACCGATTGGTCGGAAAGTCACTTGAGTACCAATTTCGAATGGAATCATAGGGTGGTTAGTTGGCTGATATAACTCAAGCGGGCAGTTCCCGATAATATTCCAGCCACCAGGAGATTCTGACGGATAAACCGCAGTCTGATCTTCAGCAATAGCGACACTTCCTTTTGCAACTTTAAGTCTAGGTCTGTTGTGACGCGGTAACGAAATTTGAGAATTTAAGCCAGATAGAAAAGCGAAACCAGCACTAAAGCCGATAGCACCAACGGTATAGGTAACCTTACTATGAAGTTGAATTACATCTTCAGTCCGATAACCCTGTTGGTGATATTTGGTTAAATCCGGCCCTACAGTTAGGTCGTAATAAACTGGTAACTCTATTTTAGGTTGCGAAGTAGCAGTGATGGTATCGTTTGTAGCTTGAATCAATAGCTTATTTATTAGAGCTACAATGTCTGGTGTATGAATTCGGTAGGGAAGATAATCAACCAATAGAGTGTTAAAAGCTGGAGTTATGTTCATTATCCAAGGGGATAGTTGCTCTCTGAGTTGGTCGTTTATATGGCCTATGTAGCGTGAAAGATTAACAGATGGCGGGCTGTTGAAGCGAATCAATAAGCTGCTTTCGGAGACAGGGTCGATAGCAAAGTCTGAAAACATCTAATCCTCCAAAATGGTTTTGATTTTAGATATTAATCGCACTGAAGATTCGTTATCACTATGAACACATATCGTATCGGCTTCTATGGGAATAAAATAACCATCTAATGTATGCACTTTGCCATAGTTCACGATTTGTTTTACTTGATTGAGAATATCGTCTTCTGATTGTAATAAAGAACCTTGTATCTTTCGCGAAGCTAATGTTCCATTTGCGAGATAGGCTCGGTCAGCAAACGCTTCAAACAACAGTGGCAGTTCATACTTATCGGCAATATCAAGAAAACGTTCGTTATCTTGTATAGCTAACATCATCAGGGGAACTCCAAAGCTTGATACAGCCAAACAGACGGCTTCAAAGATGCCTAAGTCCCGCATCATATCGTTGTATAACGCGCCATGAGGTTTTACATATTGCAACGTTGCGTTTTGGTATTCGCACAAACCCTTAATAGCCCCAATTTGATAGACCAACATATTGGTTATCTCCTCGGGTTCCATAGGAATCGTACGACGTCCAAAGCCTTGAAGGTCTGGATATCCGGGATGGGCGCCAATTTTTACATCATTTTGAATTGCTAATGCAATGGTATCGTACATAACTTGTGGGTCAGAAGCATGAAAGCCGCAAGCGATGTTAGCCATATCAATCCAACGCATAGCCATTGAATCTTGGTTAAGCGACCAAATTCCGAAGCTTTCACCCATGTCACAGTTAAGAGTTATTGCTTTAGTTTTCATTTATTTCTGACTCCATATCACAATATGTGTCTCATTTGCTAAAATAGTCATTAAATAGTGAGCGATATCATCGTTTTAGCGAATGCTTATGGATGACTGTCTTTCTCAATATACATTTATATCAGTAAGTGGAATAAT
Coding sequences:
- a CDS encoding allophanate hydrolase subunit 1 is translated as MFSDFAIDPVSESSLLIRFNSPPSVNLSRYIGHINDQLREQLSPWIMNITPAFNTLLVDYLPYRIHTPDIVALINKLLIQATNDTITATSQPKIELPVYYDLTVGPDLTKYHQQGYRTEDVIQLHSKVTYTVGAIGFSAGFAFLSGLNSQISLPRHNRPRLKVAKGSVAIAEDQTAVYPSESPGGWNIIGNCPLELYQPTNHPMIPFEIGTQVTFRPIGKQEFLSLGGVLPQEGVNE
- a CDS encoding BCCT family transporter, whose protein sequence is MTKGIDKYSIDSTDYTIGQDNVQKWGFDVHNPVFGTSAGFIALFLIATLVVDADTAKSALDGLKWQIIGSFDWLFIWSGNIFVIFCLALIVSPLGKIRLGGQDASADYSFISWLSMLFAAGMGIGLMFWSVAEPVAYFTGWYETPLGVEANTAEAAKLAMGATMFHWGLHPWAIYGVVALSLAFFAYNKGLPLSIRSIFYPLLGDRAWGWAGHIVDILAVVATLFGLATSLGLGAQQAASGIHHVFGVDAGLGLQITVITVVTLLAVVSVIRGIDGGVKVVSNINMIVAFLLLILVSLICYAVAFGNIPTTFMAYVENIIPLSNPHGRTDEAWFQGWTVFYWAWWISWSPFVGMFIARVSKGRTVREFMTAVLLVPTAVTLIWMSVFGGIAIDQVMNNVGELGAKGLTDVSLAMFQMFDVLPYGTLLSIIAVVLVLVFFITSSDSGSLVIDSITAGGKVDAPVLQRVFWAFMEGAIAVALLWIGGTEAIQALQAGAISTALPFTIVLLLMCVSLLLGMRTEKFER
- a CDS encoding biotin-dependent carboxyltransferase family protein, producing MSNNTITVVKPGPLTLLQDFGRFGVAHMGLAQGGPVDDYAYSWANHLLGNSVNSPVLEITLGQAAFRINSDCQLSITGGDLNAKLDGEPLINWATFSAYKGQILSFSLPKNGLRSYLAVKGGFKVPMQVGSCATVTKDKLGGLENGRPITEGDTIAFASHHIDHKSVQLTFRYKPDYNLPLKLRVIESYQHHMFGQESLNQFYNCKFRISQHSNRMGYRLEGAAITAPEKAILSEGIALGAIQVPPNGEPIILLNDRQTIGGYPKIGCVARIDLPRLAQAKPGQQVTFVEGDLAGLQDVWCQWANFFGY
- a CDS encoding 5-oxoprolinase subunit PxpA; translated protein: MKTKAITLNCDMGESFGIWSLNQDSMAMRWIDMANIACGFHASDPQVMYDTIALAIQNDVKIGAHPGYPDLQGFGRRTIPMEPEEITNMLVYQIGAIKGLCEYQNATLQYVKPHGALYNDMMRDLGIFEAVCLAVSSFGVPLMMLAIQDNERFLDIADKYELPLLFEAFADRAYLANGTLASRKIQGSLLQSEDDILNQVKQIVNYGKVHTLDGYFIPIEADTICVHSDNESSVRLISKIKTILED